One Mesorhizobium sp. B2-1-1 DNA window includes the following coding sequences:
- a CDS encoding SDR family NAD(P)-dependent oxidoreductase, with protein sequence MSGRLAGKKALVTGGARGIGGAIATAFAREGADVAVLDLKLEAAEARISALADFGARTFAVAADVSDEAQVEAAVKKVEAALGHIDILVNNAGIDTTSVVAEMSTGMWDQMMAVNLRSVFLCTRAVLKPMISRKFGRIINIASQLGHKGAPEMAHYAAAKAGVIGFTRSLAYEVARDGITVNAICPGPIETELFKALPEEWKKRKLGELPIGRAGHVDEIAPTAVLLASEEGAYYIGATMNPNGGDVML encoded by the coding sequence ATGTCAGGACGTCTCGCTGGAAAGAAAGCACTGGTCACGGGAGGCGCACGCGGCATCGGTGGCGCGATTGCCACGGCCTTCGCGCGCGAGGGCGCCGACGTGGCCGTTCTCGACCTGAAACTCGAGGCCGCCGAGGCGCGCATCTCCGCCCTTGCTGATTTCGGTGCAAGGACCTTCGCCGTCGCGGCCGACGTCAGCGACGAGGCGCAGGTCGAGGCAGCCGTCAAGAAGGTGGAGGCGGCGCTCGGCCATATCGACATACTGGTCAACAATGCCGGCATCGACACGACGTCCGTCGTCGCCGAAATGAGCACCGGCATGTGGGACCAGATGATGGCCGTCAACCTGCGCAGCGTCTTTCTTTGCACGCGCGCGGTGCTGAAGCCGATGATTTCCCGCAAGTTCGGCCGCATCATCAATATCGCCTCGCAGCTCGGTCACAAGGGCGCGCCGGAAATGGCGCACTATGCGGCCGCCAAGGCCGGTGTCATCGGCTTCACCCGCTCGCTCGCCTATGAGGTGGCGCGCGACGGCATCACCGTGAATGCCATCTGTCCCGGCCCGATCGAAACGGAGCTATTCAAGGCGCTGCCGGAGGAATGGAAGAAGCGCAAGCTCGGCGAACTGCCGATCGGCCGCGCCGGCCATGTCGACGAAATCGCTCCCACCGCCGTGCTGCTGGCGTCGGAGGAGGGCGCTTACTACATCGGCGCGACCATGAATCCGAACGGCGGCGATGTCATGCTCTGA
- a CDS encoding polysaccharide deacetylase family protein: MPKEMFVSYGVDVDAVAGWLGSYGGEDSPCDISRGAFAGKVGSLRLLRMFEKWGIKTTWFIPGHSIESFWDEMKEVADAGHEIGMHGYSHENPIAMSPEQEEAIFNKCVDLITKLCGKAPRGYVAPWWEFGSKTNELLKQKGLLYDHSLMHNDHHPYYVTVGDQWTKIDYSKHPSSWMKPYSQGEETDLIEIPASWYLDDLPPMMFIKASPNSHGFVNPRDIEQMWRDQFDWVYENYDYAVFPLTIHPDVSGKPHVLKMHERLHDYMKGFEGVKFVKMEEIAADFGKRFPRSGKARPKS; encoded by the coding sequence ATGCCGAAAGAAATGTTTGTATCCTACGGAGTGGACGTTGACGCTGTCGCCGGCTGGTTGGGTTCCTACGGCGGTGAGGACAGCCCTTGCGACATCTCTCGCGGCGCCTTCGCAGGCAAGGTCGGCAGCCTCCGGCTGCTTCGGATGTTCGAAAAGTGGGGGATCAAGACGACATGGTTCATCCCCGGTCATTCCATCGAGAGCTTTTGGGACGAAATGAAGGAAGTGGCGGACGCTGGCCACGAGATCGGCATGCATGGCTACAGCCACGAGAACCCGATCGCCATGTCGCCCGAGCAGGAAGAGGCCATCTTCAACAAGTGCGTCGACCTGATCACCAAGCTTTGCGGCAAGGCGCCTCGCGGCTATGTCGCTCCCTGGTGGGAGTTCGGCTCGAAAACAAATGAGCTTTTGAAGCAGAAGGGGCTGCTCTACGACCACTCGCTGATGCATAACGACCATCACCCCTACTATGTGACGGTCGGCGACCAGTGGACGAAGATCGATTATTCCAAGCATCCATCCAGCTGGATGAAGCCGTATTCGCAAGGCGAGGAGACCGATCTCATCGAGATACCGGCATCCTGGTATCTCGATGACCTGCCGCCGATGATGTTCATCAAGGCCTCGCCCAACAGTCACGGCTTCGTCAACCCGCGCGATATCGAGCAGATGTGGCGCGACCAGTTCGACTGGGTCTACGAGAACTACGACTATGCCGTGTTCCCGCTGACGATCCATCCCGACGTGTCGGGCAAGCCGCATGTGCTGAAGATGCACGAACGGCTCCATGACTATATGAAGGGCTTCGAGGGCGTGAAGTTCGTCAAGATGGAAGAGATCGCGGCCGATTTCGGCAAGCGCTTCCCGCGCAGCGGCAAGGCACGTCCCAAATCCTGA
- a CDS encoding sugar ABC transporter ATP-binding protein, with product MKDRTHNVLDFRSVSKRYGATIALEDISFEMRSGEVCGLLGENGAGKSTLVKILSGVVTPDTGSIELRGAPFKPQGIVDARLAGIATAFQELSLIPTLSVAANLFLPRPALNRLGLVSARNIEREAAEILQAHDVADIAPRRLVEDLPLGMRQKVEIVRALRHRPAVLVLDEATAALSDREWLFKLVDAAVRGGTSVLYISHKLDEIRRLCQRCVILRNGRKVLESDVESMSDEAIFSSMAGRSVVESAEKAPSAVRVGATPALEVGHLIGPGVNDISFSLAPGEILGVAGLEGHGQSSLFKSLVGLSTLREGTISIAGKATSVGSPRAARRLGMVLVPEERKSEGLFHDLTTQANISLPVIDKVSPFKLVNRSSELRLVEQVTPAVNLSKQLLPLNVGALSGGNQQKAVLARALITGARCLLLFDPTRGVDVGAKRNIYAMMRAFVRDGGSILFYSTELDELVQLCDRCLVLYRNSIAGELGRDHLSQDRMLSLASGYRDGSRRPAAQGA from the coding sequence ATGAAGGATAGAACGCACAACGTCCTTGATTTCCGATCCGTGTCCAAGCGCTACGGTGCCACGATTGCGCTTGAGGATATTTCGTTTGAAATGCGCTCCGGCGAAGTGTGCGGTCTGCTCGGCGAAAATGGCGCCGGCAAGTCGACACTCGTGAAGATACTGAGTGGCGTCGTCACACCTGATACCGGCTCCATCGAATTGCGCGGCGCTCCTTTCAAGCCGCAGGGCATTGTGGACGCCCGCTTGGCCGGCATAGCAACCGCCTTCCAGGAACTCAGCCTGATTCCGACATTGTCAGTGGCCGCGAACCTGTTCCTGCCGCGCCCGGCACTCAACCGCCTTGGTCTGGTGTCGGCGCGCAACATCGAGCGTGAGGCGGCTGAGATTCTTCAAGCCCATGACGTGGCGGATATCGCGCCCCGGCGGCTGGTCGAGGATCTGCCGCTCGGCATGCGCCAGAAGGTCGAGATCGTGCGTGCGCTGCGGCACCGCCCGGCCGTGCTGGTGCTCGACGAAGCGACCGCCGCGCTCTCCGACCGTGAATGGCTTTTCAAGCTGGTCGATGCCGCTGTTCGTGGCGGCACGTCAGTGCTCTACATAAGCCACAAGCTCGACGAGATCCGCCGCTTGTGCCAGCGCTGCGTTATCCTGCGTAACGGCCGCAAGGTGCTGGAAAGCGATGTTGAATCCATGAGCGACGAAGCGATATTCAGCAGTATGGCCGGTCGCTCCGTGGTTGAATCCGCGGAGAAGGCGCCGTCGGCGGTTCGCGTCGGCGCCACGCCGGCGCTGGAGGTCGGTCACCTGATCGGCCCTGGCGTCAATGATATCAGCTTCTCGCTGGCTCCCGGCGAGATTCTTGGTGTGGCGGGTCTGGAGGGTCACGGGCAGTCCAGTCTCTTCAAGTCGCTGGTGGGCTTGTCGACGCTGCGAGAGGGCACGATCTCGATCGCAGGCAAGGCGACTTCGGTCGGCTCGCCTCGCGCGGCGCGTAGGCTCGGCATGGTGCTGGTGCCGGAGGAACGAAAGTCCGAAGGACTGTTTCACGATCTCACCACGCAGGCGAATATCTCGCTGCCGGTGATAGACAAGGTGAGCCCATTCAAGCTCGTAAACAGATCTTCCGAGCTGCGGCTGGTGGAGCAGGTAACCCCGGCAGTGAACCTTTCGAAGCAGCTCCTGCCCCTCAACGTCGGCGCGCTTTCGGGCGGCAACCAGCAGAAGGCGGTGCTGGCGCGGGCGCTGATAACGGGCGCGCGGTGCCTGCTGTTGTTCGATCCCACGCGCGGTGTCGATGTCGGCGCCAAGCGCAACATATACGCCATGATGCGCGCGTTCGTGCGCGATGGCGGCTCGATCCTGTTCTATTCGACTGAACTGGACGAACTCGTTCAGCTCTGTGATCGCTGCCTCGTTCTCTACCGCAATTCGATTGCCGGCGAGCTGGGCCGCGACCATCTCTCACAGGACCGTATGCTGTCGCTGGCATCCGGTTATCGCGACGGGTCGCGGCGGCCTGCCGCCCAAGGGGCGTAA
- a CDS encoding FadR/GntR family transcriptional regulator, translating into MMKRNLSDDGKTAALQPPDLRRERREASGGVAQATVAALQSMIRDGRLRPGDTLPPQRDLARDLNVSRATLREALSILATIGEIVAREGGRGFVCADPSGAPATPSWRFAARYSLSEVYQFRYIVESYAAELAALTHTDQEIADLKECTIAFRNAAREKDLNSYAQTDFDFHNLIMRISRNKLLVDMHQTFASVLLESQRLPTERRGNLLFAVQEHDRILEAIAMGDPDGANYYMRKHISMAGSRAGLPPSQLP; encoded by the coding sequence ATGATGAAACGCAATCTTAGTGATGATGGAAAGACGGCGGCCTTACAGCCGCCCGACCTGCGGCGCGAGCGCCGGGAAGCCAGCGGCGGTGTGGCCCAGGCAACGGTGGCCGCCTTGCAGTCGATGATCCGCGACGGCAGGTTGCGACCAGGCGATACATTGCCGCCGCAGCGCGACCTGGCCCGCGACCTCAATGTGAGCCGCGCCACGCTGCGCGAGGCTCTGTCGATCCTCGCCACCATCGGCGAGATCGTTGCGCGCGAGGGAGGGCGGGGCTTCGTTTGTGCCGACCCTTCCGGCGCACCGGCAACTCCGTCCTGGCGCTTCGCGGCGCGTTATTCGCTGAGCGAGGTCTATCAGTTCCGCTACATCGTCGAATCCTACGCCGCCGAGCTCGCGGCGCTGACCCATACCGATCAGGAGATCGCCGACCTGAAGGAATGCACGATCGCCTTTCGCAACGCGGCGCGCGAAAAGGACCTCAATTCCTACGCGCAGACGGACTTCGATTTCCACAACCTCATCATGCGCATCTCGCGCAACAAGCTGCTGGTGGACATGCACCAGACATTCGCGAGCGTGCTGCTGGAGAGCCAGCGCCTGCCCACCGAGCGGCGGGGCAATCTGCTGTTCGCGGTGCAGGAGCATGATCGCATCCTGGAGGCGATTGCCATGGGCGATCCCGATGGCGCCAACTACTACATGCGCAAACATATCAGCATGGCGGGAAGCCGGGCCGGTCTTCCACCCTCGCAACTACCCTAG
- a CDS encoding ABC transporter ATP-binding protein encodes MNAVLTIDNLYKRFPIAGSKQVVQAINGVSLTIEPGETLGLVGESGSGKTTVGRCIVGLIEPTAGNIRFRGTDLAQRHQHKSKLAGKIQLVFQEPNESLDPRMKIGDTICEPLLPLKLDRETRRRRTADALRLVRLDTDLLDAYPSELPSGQQQRVGIARAMVTEPELVVLDEPTSALDPTARAEIIDLLRRIQSERNTAYLFISHDLSTVRFISHRVAVMYLGMIVEQGSAETVFNRPQHPYSSGLLSSVMLPHPHLKIESSVSLKGEIPSPINLPQGCFLASRCPFVIDRCRREMPPAETVGERHTVHCFRHKDVAASVPASDTFNVFMKEAERILGRPAPGGLASSLR; translated from the coding sequence ATGAACGCCGTCCTGACCATCGACAACCTCTACAAGCGCTTCCCCATTGCCGGCTCCAAGCAGGTGGTACAGGCGATCAACGGCGTCAGCCTGACCATCGAGCCGGGTGAGACACTGGGGCTCGTGGGCGAGAGTGGCTCAGGCAAGACCACGGTCGGCCGCTGCATCGTCGGCCTGATCGAGCCGACCGCCGGAAACATTCGCTTCCGCGGCACCGACCTGGCGCAGCGCCATCAACACAAGAGCAAGCTGGCTGGCAAGATTCAGCTTGTATTCCAGGAACCGAACGAGTCGCTCGACCCGCGCATGAAGATCGGCGACACGATCTGCGAGCCGCTCCTGCCGCTAAAGCTCGACCGCGAAACGAGGCGCCGCCGCACGGCCGACGCCTTGCGCCTGGTGCGGCTGGATACCGACTTGCTCGACGCCTATCCTTCCGAGCTGCCTTCCGGGCAACAGCAGCGTGTCGGCATAGCGCGCGCCATGGTCACGGAGCCCGAACTCGTCGTCCTCGACGAACCGACCTCGGCGCTCGACCCGACCGCCCGCGCCGAGATCATCGATTTGCTGCGGCGCATCCAGAGCGAACGCAACACCGCCTATCTGTTCATCTCCCACGACCTCTCCACGGTGCGCTTCATCAGCCACCGCGTCGCGGTGATGTATCTCGGCATGATCGTTGAGCAGGGCAGCGCCGAAACGGTCTTCAATCGCCCGCAACATCCCTATTCCAGTGGTTTGCTGTCGTCGGTCATGCTGCCGCATCCGCATCTCAAGATCGAAAGCAGCGTCAGCCTCAAAGGCGAGATCCCGAGCCCGATCAATCTGCCCCAGGGCTGCTTCCTGGCATCGCGCTGCCCGTTCGTCATCGATCGCTGCCGCCGTGAGATGCCGCCGGCTGAGACGGTCGGCGAACGGCACACGGTCCATTGCTTTCGCCACAAGGACGTCGCCGCTTCGGTGCCGGCCTCCGACACCTTCAACGTGTTCATGAAGGAAGCCGAACGCATCCTCGGCCGGCCGGCGCCCGGTGGTCTCGCGTCTTCGCTACGATAG
- a CDS encoding ABC transporter ATP-binding protein: MTFPSGSAEPKAVLKGIDLAVQPGEIVGLVGESGAGKTTLARSILGLPPSPGRIAGGEVHFEGRQILSLSESELRRLRGRRLSVVVPNPRAELNPLLKVGDQIAAMARIHLGVGGKEARRMALKILHDVQIPDPERRMDAYPHELSGGMAQRVVIAMALICSPAFIISDDATSGLDVTVQAQILALLTKLASEHGSAMLFITRDVGITAHFCNRIAVLFSGEIVEIAPREALFLAPAHPYTLMLLAAFSHSPRLRDSWSVPDTGRRREPPTGCQYANRCPISQPVCRAQRPPFAEIGPGHFVRCHFPVRHA, encoded by the coding sequence GTGACGTTCCCGTCCGGAAGCGCCGAACCGAAGGCGGTGCTGAAGGGCATCGACCTTGCAGTACAGCCTGGCGAGATCGTTGGCCTGGTCGGTGAGAGTGGCGCGGGCAAGACGACGCTCGCCCGCTCCATCCTCGGGCTGCCGCCATCGCCGGGCCGCATCGCCGGCGGCGAAGTCCACTTCGAGGGCCGCCAGATCCTCAGCCTGTCCGAATCCGAACTCCGCCGTCTTCGCGGCCGCCGTCTCTCGGTCGTGGTGCCGAATCCCCGCGCTGAGCTCAATCCGCTGCTCAAGGTCGGCGACCAGATCGCCGCGATGGCGAGGATCCATCTCGGCGTCGGCGGCAAGGAGGCGCGGCGCATGGCGTTGAAGATCCTGCACGACGTGCAGATACCGGACCCGGAACGGCGCATGGATGCCTATCCTCACGAACTGTCCGGCGGCATGGCGCAGCGCGTCGTCATCGCCATGGCGCTGATCTGCAGCCCGGCCTTTATCATCTCGGATGACGCCACCAGCGGACTCGACGTCACGGTGCAGGCGCAGATCCTGGCCCTGCTGACCAAGCTTGCCTCGGAGCATGGCAGCGCCATGCTGTTCATCACCCGCGACGTCGGCATCACCGCGCATTTCTGCAATCGCATCGCTGTGCTGTTCTCGGGCGAAATCGTCGAAATCGCGCCGCGCGAGGCTCTCTTCCTCGCGCCCGCGCATCCCTACACATTGATGCTGCTTGCAGCCTTCTCCCATAGCCCCAGGCTGCGCGACAGCTGGAGCGTGCCGGACACTGGCCGGCGGCGCGAACCGCCCACCGGCTGCCAGTATGCCAACCGCTGTCCCATCTCTCAGCCGGTTTGCCGCGCACAGCGGCCACCTTTCGCCGAGATCGGTCCGGGCCACTTCGTCCGCTGCCATTTCCCCGTGAGGCACGCATGA
- a CDS encoding ABC transporter permease — MSSKLSLLLRLAVIRPRFAIGYLIVIAITLLAIFAPAIAPYSPTEADSASFLQPPDATHLFGTDNVGMDIFSRSIYAPRIDLTIAILGTLLSALIGGSIGAVVGFYSSGRGIRVWLSFAVMRAADVLQAFPIFVFAIALVASLGQSIQTVVLAIAFVNAPIYLRLMRSQVLSIRSMRYVEASQVNGLSDMQTIRRHIIPNAMAPVLAQLSVNVGWGILLTSALSFVGAGVRAPTPEWGSMIAMGFQNVVTGQWWPSMFPGAMLAITVFGFSLVGASIEVLADPSKRRQLLSDAREHRRRVDRPAEGA, encoded by the coding sequence ATGTCTTCGAAGCTTAGCCTTCTCCTGAGGCTGGCGGTCATCCGGCCGAGATTTGCGATCGGCTATCTGATCGTCATCGCGATCACCCTGCTGGCGATCTTCGCGCCGGCCATTGCACCCTATTCGCCGACCGAGGCGGATTCGGCCAGCTTCCTGCAGCCGCCGGATGCCACCCATCTCTTTGGCACCGACAATGTCGGCATGGATATTTTCAGTCGTTCCATCTACGCGCCCCGCATCGACCTGACGATCGCGATACTGGGCACGCTCCTGTCGGCGCTGATTGGCGGCTCGATCGGTGCTGTTGTTGGTTTCTACAGCAGCGGGCGCGGCATTCGCGTGTGGCTATCCTTCGCCGTCATGCGCGCGGCCGACGTGCTGCAGGCATTTCCCATTTTCGTCTTCGCCATCGCCCTGGTTGCCAGCCTCGGTCAGAGCATCCAGACGGTGGTTCTGGCCATAGCCTTCGTCAATGCGCCGATCTACTTGCGTCTCATGCGCTCGCAGGTGCTCAGCATCCGCTCCATGCGCTATGTCGAGGCTTCGCAGGTCAATGGCCTGTCGGACATGCAGACCATTCGGCGCCACATCATTCCCAATGCGATGGCGCCGGTGCTGGCGCAGCTATCGGTCAATGTCGGCTGGGGCATCCTGCTGACCTCGGCGCTGTCCTTCGTTGGTGCCGGCGTGCGCGCGCCGACACCTGAATGGGGCAGCATGATCGCCATGGGCTTTCAAAACGTGGTGACCGGCCAGTGGTGGCCGTCCATGTTCCCCGGCGCGATGCTCGCGATCACCGTATTCGGCTTCTCGTTGGTCGGCGCGTCCATCGAGGTCCTGGCCGATCCGTCCAAGCGCCGGCAGCTGCTGAGCGATGCACGCGAGCATCGCCGCCGGGTCGACCGGCCGGCGGAGGGCGCCTGA
- a CDS encoding ABC transporter permease — translation MRILAYLAKRLIFVIPQLLGIVLVSFLLVKSIPGDPAVLMLGPTATPSAIASLRQQLGLDQPLYMQFLIYVRNLLHGDLGTSWQTTRPVLEDLLQRFPATLELVTLSLLLAIIVGVTLGVYAARKPNGWIARLSDLYGLSAGALPDFWFALVLIFIFYTVLGWAPAPLGRIDMIVIPPAPVTGALTIDALLAGDLQAFWSACAHLVLPVMTLGLLNAGPILKMTQATMEKMLDSDFSRFEVLCGVPQNLVVRHALRNALPSIVTIISVLYGFLIGGAVLVEIVFSWGGAGQYAVQGVLNSDIYPVLGFVLFSAIFSLIVYIAVDLIYFLLDPRISN, via the coding sequence ATGCGCATCCTGGCCTATCTCGCCAAGCGCCTGATTTTCGTGATCCCGCAGTTGCTGGGCATTGTGCTCGTGAGCTTCCTGCTGGTGAAGAGCATTCCGGGTGACCCCGCTGTGCTGATGCTCGGGCCCACGGCGACGCCTTCGGCCATCGCCTCACTGCGCCAGCAGCTCGGGCTCGACCAGCCTCTCTACATGCAGTTCCTGATCTATGTGCGCAATCTCTTGCATGGCGACCTGGGAACCTCCTGGCAGACAACGCGGCCGGTGCTCGAGGATCTGCTTCAGCGCTTCCCGGCGACCCTCGAACTCGTCACGCTTTCGCTGCTCCTGGCTATCATCGTTGGGGTAACGCTGGGCGTCTATGCGGCGCGCAAGCCAAACGGCTGGATCGCGCGCCTGTCCGATCTCTATGGCTTGAGTGCCGGTGCGCTACCGGACTTCTGGTTCGCCCTCGTGCTGATCTTCATCTTCTATACCGTGCTCGGCTGGGCGCCTGCGCCTCTCGGCCGTATCGACATGATCGTCATACCGCCGGCGCCGGTCACCGGAGCCCTCACCATCGACGCGCTTCTCGCCGGCGACCTGCAGGCCTTCTGGTCTGCCTGCGCGCATCTGGTCCTGCCGGTGATGACGCTCGGGCTCCTGAATGCCGGTCCCATCCTCAAGATGACGCAGGCGACGATGGAGAAGATGCTGGACTCCGATTTCAGCCGCTTTGAAGTTTTGTGCGGGGTGCCGCAGAACCTTGTCGTGCGCCATGCGCTGCGCAATGCGTTGCCATCGATCGTCACCATTATCAGCGTGCTCTACGGCTTCCTGATCGGCGGTGCGGTGCTCGTCGAGATCGTGTTCTCGTGGGGAGGGGCGGGGCAATACGCGGTGCAAGGTGTGCTGAATTCGGACATCTATCCGGTTCTGGGCTTTGTGCTCTTCTCCGCCATCTTCTCCCTCATCGTCTACATCGCGGTCGACCTCATCTATTTCCTGCTCGACCCGCGGATCAGCAATTAA
- a CDS encoding ABC transporter substrate-binding protein, whose protein sequence is MVDDFTRIRLAPTRRQFLKTTAAFGGAALAASTGRLGEAFAQDANSTLVIAAPATPQGLDIEFDVSLGSIDSLGALYEYMLGYEKMDDPNAPGVLREDTGVHTDKPNNLALRGRLAESWEVAPDGRKATFKLREGVVSNWGNKFTSKDVKWTWDRKFNLKGQGLFQTAVLGLKTPDQIKVEGDYAVSFNLEQPNPLLLKQQCNLANPIYDATKCAEAGGSDDPWAVNFLKNDSAGFGPYRLAQLVRGQQAVFEAREDYWDEKPFMKRVIMREVPQSASRFSLLQGGAVDIAQFLQPRELEALKKQQNVAVDAVNSSYMIWLELNSKIAPFDNVDVRRAINLAIPRDEIIRTIYYGYADEQKAPMPYIYPMADESFFAYGYDLAKAKELLDKAGAKNLATTLSYNAGDPTQEPIALLIQTALKQIGVELTLEKLPAGVFYENVTKRAKPMIFYLDSPWTPDPGYSTYLYFNSESYVNYSNYDNKSVDQMIKDGLATLDDNVRKQKYSEVQKTLMDEAPWGFIAYPKYTLARKANLKGYTYYTSNNLRFQDFSRG, encoded by the coding sequence ATGGTTGATGATTTTACCAGAATTCGGTTGGCGCCCACGCGCCGTCAGTTCCTGAAAACGACTGCCGCCTTCGGCGGTGCCGCACTTGCTGCATCGACCGGCCGCTTGGGGGAAGCCTTCGCGCAGGACGCAAACAGTACGCTGGTGATCGCGGCGCCCGCGACGCCCCAGGGCCTCGACATCGAGTTCGACGTCAGCCTGGGCTCCATCGATTCCCTCGGTGCGCTCTACGAGTACATGCTTGGCTATGAGAAGATGGATGATCCCAATGCACCCGGCGTGCTGCGGGAGGATACCGGCGTCCATACCGACAAGCCGAACAACCTCGCCTTGCGCGGCCGGTTGGCGGAAAGCTGGGAAGTGGCCCCCGATGGCCGCAAGGCGACCTTCAAGCTACGCGAGGGTGTCGTCTCCAACTGGGGCAACAAGTTCACGTCCAAGGACGTAAAATGGACTTGGGACCGCAAGTTCAACCTCAAGGGGCAAGGCCTGTTCCAGACCGCGGTGCTCGGTCTCAAGACGCCTGACCAGATCAAGGTGGAAGGCGACTATGCGGTCTCCTTCAATCTCGAACAGCCAAATCCATTGCTTCTCAAGCAGCAGTGTAACCTCGCCAACCCGATCTACGACGCCACCAAATGCGCCGAAGCCGGTGGCTCCGACGACCCGTGGGCGGTCAATTTCCTCAAGAACGATAGTGCTGGCTTTGGCCCATATCGCCTTGCCCAGCTCGTGCGCGGTCAACAAGCCGTGTTCGAGGCGCGCGAAGACTACTGGGATGAAAAGCCCTTCATGAAGCGCGTCATCATGCGCGAAGTGCCGCAGTCGGCCAGTCGTTTCTCGCTGCTGCAGGGCGGCGCGGTCGACATCGCACAGTTCCTGCAGCCGCGCGAACTGGAGGCGCTGAAGAAGCAGCAGAACGTGGCGGTGGATGCCGTCAATTCGTCCTACATGATCTGGCTGGAGCTCAACTCCAAGATCGCTCCATTCGATAATGTCGACGTGCGCCGTGCCATCAACCTCGCTATCCCGCGCGACGAGATCATCCGCACCATCTACTACGGCTATGCCGACGAGCAGAAGGCGCCGATGCCCTATATCTACCCGATGGCGGATGAAAGCTTCTTCGCGTACGGCTATGATCTTGCCAAGGCCAAGGAGCTTCTTGACAAGGCAGGCGCCAAGAACCTGGCGACCACCTTGTCCTACAACGCCGGCGACCCGACGCAGGAGCCGATCGCATTGCTGATCCAGACCGCGCTAAAGCAGATCGGCGTGGAGCTGACGTTGGAGAAGCTGCCGGCCGGCGTGTTTTACGAGAACGTCACCAAGCGCGCCAAGCCGATGATCTTCTATCTGGATTCGCCGTGGACGCCGGATCCGGGCTACTCGACCTACCTCTACTTCAACTCCGAAAGCTACGTGAACTATTCCAATTATGACAACAAGAGCGTCGATCAGATGATCAAGGACGGTCTTGCCACGCTTGATGACAATGTGCGTAAGCAGAAATACTCGGAGGTGCAGAAGACGTTGATGGACGAAGCGCCCTGGGGCTTCATTGCTTATCCGAAATACACGCTGGCGCGTAAGGCGAACCTCAAGGGTTACACTTACTACACGTCCAATAATCTTCGGTTCCAGGATTTCAGCCGCGGCTGA
- a CDS encoding ABC transporter permease: MASDTPRGRLTILGNGAVAAIGLLIVMFAVYAAHEPSALSLFGIGNLLNNAIVLALAATGLTLVVVCGELDLSGPGVIAIANVVVATVSGGDAGALGSFGLVLLVGLVVGGLNGILVAYFGLQSLAVTLGSLIACQGIALLILPAPGGEVVESIAYGITGDILRIPVPAILLVLVLVFWFLLKHSRMGIAMYAVGTDQTAARLSGLNIRATRLFAFVAAGLFYAMAGFVFSAEIGSGDPRISDSFLLFMFAAVAIGGTSLFGGRGGVVGTLAGAGILTVLQKMLFALGVADFYTNIFNGLIMILAILFGQASVYLARRSARREA; the protein is encoded by the coding sequence ATGGCATCCGATACGCCTCGCGGCCGCTTGACAATTCTAGGCAACGGAGCGGTCGCCGCCATCGGCCTGCTTATCGTCATGTTCGCCGTCTATGCCGCCCACGAGCCTTCGGCACTCTCGCTGTTCGGCATCGGTAACCTCCTCAACAACGCCATCGTACTCGCCCTCGCCGCAACGGGACTGACGCTCGTCGTGGTATGCGGCGAGCTGGACCTTTCGGGCCCCGGTGTGATCGCCATCGCGAATGTGGTGGTGGCGACGGTGAGTGGCGGCGATGCGGGCGCCCTTGGCAGCTTCGGCCTGGTTCTGTTGGTCGGCCTCGTGGTCGGTGGTCTCAACGGCATACTGGTCGCCTATTTTGGACTGCAGTCGCTCGCCGTGACGCTCGGTTCTCTGATCGCATGCCAAGGCATCGCGCTCCTCATCCTTCCGGCACCTGGCGGCGAGGTGGTGGAATCCATCGCTTATGGCATCACCGGCGACATTCTACGCATTCCCGTGCCGGCGATCCTGTTGGTGCTGGTGCTCGTCTTCTGGTTTCTGCTCAAGCATTCGCGCATGGGCATAGCAATGTACGCGGTCGGCACGGATCAGACGGCCGCGCGGCTCTCGGGGCTCAATATCCGCGCCACCAGGCTATTCGCTTTCGTGGCCGCCGGCCTGTTCTATGCCATGGCCGGCTTCGTTTTCAGCGCCGAGATCGGTTCGGGCGATCCACGCATCAGCGATTCCTTCTTGCTGTTCATGTTCGCGGCGGTCGCGATCGGCGGCACGTCCCTGTTCGGCGGTCGCGGCGGGGTGGTCGGCACGCTGGCCGGTGCAGGTATTTTGACGGTGTTGCAAAAGATGCTGTTCGCGCTCGGCGTGGCTGACTTTTACACCAACATCTTCAACGGACTTATCATGATCTTGGCAATCCTTTTCGGCCAAGCCTCCGTCTATTTGGCGCGCCGTTCCGCGAGAAGGGAAGCCTGA